The following coding sequences lie in one Bacillota bacterium genomic window:
- the flgL gene encoding flagellar hook-associated protein FlgL produces the protein MPGSGGFSSMRVTESLRGSQLLLDLQQAEQRLIRSQNQIASGKRVSLPEDDPVAAAEGMRLGAELARDQRVARTAQAAGGWLQATDTALASVGDILLRARELALEGASDSLPPESRQALAKEVDQLRQQLIQVGNSQFAGRYLFGGVQASGNVAPFTASGTYRGSTTAIAVDLTGSGLDPSGAVPAAAFTLSVTGDQLMRTGDLTYTSAVAVLQQLESQLQGAGAAAVAGLIPALDGAVNNVLELRATVGSRLNRIQDVQSRLGSDQLLLQQEKAKATDVDMTQAAVEFNVAQYAYQAALAVGARVVQPSLVDYLR, from the coding sequence ATGCCGGGAAGCGGGGGATTCTCCAGCATGCGCGTCACCGAGTCGCTCCGGGGCAGCCAGCTGCTCCTCGACTTGCAGCAGGCGGAGCAACGCCTGATCCGATCGCAGAACCAGATCGCCTCGGGGAAGCGGGTCTCGCTTCCCGAGGACGACCCGGTGGCGGCCGCGGAGGGGATGCGGCTCGGGGCCGAGCTGGCGCGGGACCAACGCGTCGCGCGCACGGCCCAGGCCGCCGGCGGCTGGCTCCAGGCCACGGACACGGCGCTCGCCTCCGTCGGCGACATCCTCCTGCGCGCGCGCGAGCTGGCGCTCGAGGGCGCCAGCGACTCGCTTCCCCCCGAGAGCCGGCAGGCGCTGGCCAAGGAAGTCGACCAGCTGCGCCAGCAGCTGATCCAGGTGGGCAACAGCCAGTTCGCCGGCCGCTACCTCTTCGGCGGCGTCCAGGCCAGCGGGAACGTGGCGCCCTTCACCGCCAGTGGCACCTACCGGGGTTCCACCACAGCCATCGCCGTCGACCTGACCGGCTCCGGCCTCGACCCGAGCGGCGCCGTGCCGGCGGCCGCCTTCACGCTCAGCGTCACCGGGGACCAGCTGATGCGGACCGGCGATCTCACGTACACCTCGGCGGTCGCCGTGCTCCAGCAGCTGGAGAGCCAGCTGCAGGGTGCCGGCGCCGCCGCCGTGGCCGGGCTCATCCCCGCCCTCGACGGGGCCGTCAACAACGTGCTGGAGCTGCGCGCCACGGTCGGCTCGCGCCTCAACCGGATCCAGGACGTGCAGAGCCGGCTGGGCAGCGACCAGCTGCTGCTCCAGCAGGAGAAGGCCAAGGCGACCGACGTGGACATGACGCAGGCGGCGGTCGAGTTCAACGTGGCCCAGTACGCCTACCAGGCGGCGCTGGCCGTGGGCGCGCGCGTCGTCCAGCCCTCGCTGGTCGACTACCTGCGCTGA
- a CDS encoding carbon storage regulator translates to MLIIRRRQGEAILIDIGQGRQIRIVVSEAGSAVALGVEAPREVAVWREEVARQVAETNQEAKRASSEAVLRLLDRGLPGGAAPQ, encoded by the coding sequence ATGCTGATCATCCGCCGCCGGCAGGGCGAGGCGATCCTCATCGACATCGGCCAGGGCCGCCAGATCCGGATCGTGGTCAGCGAGGCGGGCTCGGCGGTGGCGCTGGGCGTCGAGGCGCCGCGCGAGGTGGCGGTCTGGCGCGAGGAGGTCGCCCGCCAGGTGGCGGAGACGAACCAGGAAGCGAAGCGCGCTTCCTCCGAGGCGGTGCTGCGCCTGCTCGACCGCGGCCTGCCAGGAGGGGCGGCGCCCCAGTAA
- a CDS encoding trypsin-like peptidase domain-containing protein: MRRRVLSALVAVLAGALVVLGADGGPALARVRLPAGTAAAWFRDLGLPPPVATPGGAAELQALIRQLVVLLEREEALAGWYLGGSGVPGAALPAATAPATQAPAGVPAVVAVSPASGSAGQTVLVRGSGFLGATGVQFGGAPAAFRVLSDRWILARVPRGSGTVDVVVSSPAGGSAPAPGNRFTYVDAGALQAAVAATVRLDIRGDGSEAACSGVLVSSSPAVVLTAGHCVDWLSAPGEAAYQVAFPVAGEGPLPAHLLFTDAPHDLAALVLDAEPPVAPVTLRSDAPAAGETVYDVGYPGGRARPQVRVGQVLLAHAAQVPVSGSEVPDVTVTDLAVQPGESGGPLLDASGRLAGILAGGSLYRGRGFRASATSVYTWAPEVARFAARAEAAAGSGTAGPGA; encoded by the coding sequence ATGCGCAGGCGCGTGCTCTCGGCTCTCGTCGCCGTGCTGGCCGGCGCGCTCGTGGTCCTCGGCGCGGACGGCGGTCCGGCTCTGGCCCGGGTACGGCTTCCGGCCGGGACGGCCGCGGCGTGGTTCCGGGATCTCGGTCTCCCTCCCCCGGTGGCGACGCCGGGGGGCGCGGCGGAGCTCCAGGCGCTGATTCGCCAGCTCGTCGTCCTCCTGGAGCGCGAGGAAGCGCTGGCCGGCTGGTACCTGGGCGGCAGCGGCGTGCCGGGCGCGGCCCTGCCGGCGGCCACCGCTCCGGCGACGCAGGCGCCGGCGGGCGTGCCGGCGGTGGTGGCGGTCAGCCCGGCCAGCGGCTCGGCCGGCCAGACGGTGCTGGTCCGCGGGAGCGGCTTCCTCGGCGCCACCGGCGTCCAGTTCGGCGGCGCGCCGGCCGCCTTCCGGGTGCTCTCCGACCGCTGGATCCTGGCCCGCGTGCCCCGGGGAAGCGGCACCGTCGACGTGGTGGTGAGCAGCCCGGCGGGCGGGAGCGCGCCCGCTCCGGGCAACCGCTTCACCTACGTCGACGCGGGCGCGCTCCAGGCGGCGGTGGCGGCGACGGTCCGGCTGGACATCCGCGGCGACGGGTCGGAGGCGGCCTGCTCGGGCGTGCTGGTCTCTTCCTCGCCCGCCGTGGTGCTGACCGCCGGCCACTGCGTCGACTGGCTGAGCGCGCCCGGCGAGGCCGCCTACCAGGTCGCCTTCCCGGTGGCGGGGGAGGGGCCCCTGCCGGCGCACCTGCTCTTCACCGACGCGCCCCATGACCTGGCGGCGCTGGTCCTCGACGCCGAGCCGCCCGTCGCGCCGGTGACGCTCCGCTCGGATGCGCCCGCCGCGGGCGAGACCGTCTACGATGTCGGCTACCCAGGCGGCCGCGCGAGGCCGCAGGTACGGGTCGGTCAGGTCCTCCTCGCCCACGCGGCGCAGGTGCCCGTCAGCGGGTCGGAGGTACCCGACGTGACGGTGACCGATCTGGCGGTCCAGCCCGGCGAGAGCGGCGGTCCGCTCTTGGACGCGTCGGGGCGGCTGGCCGGCATCCTGGCGGGCGGCAGCCTCTACCGCGGCCGTGGCTTCCGGGCCTCTGCCACCTCCGTCTACACCTGGGCGCCGGAGGTGGCGAGGTTCGCCGCCCGGGCGGAGGCCGCCGCCGGCTCCGGGACGGCCGGCCCGGGCGCGTAG
- a CDS encoding phosphoglucomutase/phosphomannomutase family protein yields the protein MAIRFGTDGWRAVIADEYTFTNVRRVAQAYADVLQERGEAGRGVVVGYDTRFLSGRFALAAAEVLAANGLRVLLAEAPVPTPAVSWAVRAMGTAGAVMITASHNPPEYNGFKIKADYAGSALPELTAQVERRLAENEARGREPAAAGGAGRLERVDLLAPYAGQLRRLVDLEAIRRAGLRLAVDPMHGAGRGILRGLLEELGLEVLELHGELNPGFGGIAPEPIRRNLGELMAAVPAGGWDLGVATDGDADRVGAVDEKGEMVDAQRCFALLLQHAVEEKGWQGSVVKTFAVTRMVDRLAERYGLRFHKRPVGFKYVCELALEEPVLIGGEESGGVGFPAVHIPERDGLLSGLMLAEMVAQRGKPLGRIVEELMSAVGYHVYDRVDLHLPPGRREALMEELAGRPPREFAGLAVTGVDPLDGYKYELGEHGWILIRPSGTEPIVRVYAELDDPERLEAVLEAGRKVALGT from the coding sequence TTGGCGATCCGCTTCGGTACGGACGGCTGGCGCGCCGTCATCGCCGACGAGTACACCTTCACCAACGTGCGCCGGGTGGCGCAGGCCTACGCGGACGTCCTGCAGGAAAGGGGCGAGGCGGGGAGGGGCGTCGTGGTCGGCTACGATACGCGCTTCCTCTCCGGGCGCTTCGCCCTGGCCGCGGCCGAGGTGCTGGCCGCCAACGGCCTGCGCGTCCTCCTGGCGGAGGCGCCCGTGCCCACGCCCGCCGTCTCCTGGGCGGTACGGGCCATGGGCACCGCGGGCGCGGTCATGATCACCGCCAGCCACAACCCGCCCGAGTACAACGGCTTCAAGATCAAGGCCGACTATGCCGGCTCGGCGCTGCCCGAACTGACGGCGCAGGTGGAGCGGCGCCTCGCCGAGAACGAGGCCCGCGGGCGCGAGCCGGCCGCCGCCGGCGGCGCGGGGCGCCTGGAGCGGGTCGACCTCCTGGCGCCCTACGCGGGCCAGCTCCGGCGCCTGGTCGACCTGGAGGCAATCCGCCGGGCCGGGCTGCGCCTTGCCGTCGACCCCATGCACGGGGCGGGGCGGGGCATCCTGCGCGGGCTCCTCGAGGAGCTGGGGCTGGAGGTGCTGGAGCTCCACGGGGAGCTCAACCCCGGTTTCGGCGGGATCGCGCCCGAACCGATCCGGCGCAACCTGGGCGAGCTGATGGCGGCGGTGCCCGCCGGCGGCTGGGATCTGGGCGTGGCCACCGACGGCGACGCCGACCGGGTGGGCGCGGTGGACGAGAAGGGCGAGATGGTCGACGCCCAGCGCTGCTTCGCCCTCCTGCTGCAGCACGCGGTGGAGGAGAAGGGCTGGCAGGGCTCGGTGGTCAAGACCTTTGCCGTCACGCGCATGGTCGACCGCCTGGCAGAGAGGTACGGCCTCCGCTTTCACAAGCGGCCGGTGGGCTTCAAGTACGTCTGCGAGCTGGCGCTGGAGGAGCCGGTCCTCATCGGCGGCGAGGAGAGCGGCGGCGTCGGCTTCCCGGCGGTCCACATCCCCGAGCGGGACGGCCTCCTCTCCGGGTTGATGCTGGCCGAGATGGTGGCGCAGCGCGGGAAGCCGCTCGGCCGCATCGTGGAGGAGCTGATGAGCGCCGTCGGCTACCACGTCTACGACCGCGTCGACCTCCACCTGCCACCCGGCCGGCGGGAGGCGCTGATGGAGGAGCTGGCGGGGAGGCCGCCGCGGGAGTTCGCCGGGCTGGCGGTCACGGGCGTGGACCCGCTGGACGGGTACAAGTACGAGCTGGGCGAGCACGGCTGGATCCTGATCCGCCCCTCGGGCACCGAGCCCATCGTCCGCGTCTACGCCGAGCTGGACGATCCGGAGAGGCTCGAGGCCGTCCTGGAGGCGGGCCGGAAGGTGGCGCTGGGCACCTAG
- the fliW gene encoding flagellar assembly protein FliW → MRVETSRFGTVEVDEERVIRFASGLVGMPEERRWTLLEAAPHGPRQGTGAGSAPLRWLQSLDHGDVALVVVDPLAFWPAYARVLDEAPAPKEAPAPGEEVPAGRPLLLCVAVVPPERPLETTVNLRAPLLIDPVRRVGRQVILEDERWPLRQPLFAPLAAGAAGLGEARC, encoded by the coding sequence ATGCGCGTCGAGACGAGTCGCTTCGGCACGGTGGAGGTCGACGAGGAGCGGGTGATCCGCTTCGCCTCCGGCCTGGTGGGCATGCCCGAGGAGCGGCGCTGGACGCTCCTGGAGGCCGCCCCGCATGGGCCGCGACAGGGGACGGGGGCCGGTAGCGCACCTCTCCGCTGGCTGCAGAGCCTCGACCACGGCGACGTGGCGCTCGTGGTGGTCGACCCGCTGGCCTTCTGGCCGGCCTATGCGCGGGTTCTGGACGAGGCGCCCGCCCCGAAGGAGGCGCCGGCCCCGGGCGAGGAGGTGCCGGCCGGCCGGCCGCTCCTCCTCTGCGTGGCGGTGGTGCCGCCGGAGCGGCCGCTGGAGACGACGGTCAACCTGCGGGCACCGCTCCTCATCGACCCGGTCCGGCGCGTCGGCCGGCAGGTGATCCTGGAGGACGAGCGCTGGCCGCTCCGCCAGCCGCTCTTCGCGCCGCTGGCGGCGGGTGCCGCCGGGTTGGGCGAGGCAAGATGCTGA
- the ftcD gene encoding glutamate formimidoyltransferase, translated as MPAPGDAYRRPLVAFVPNFSEGRREEVMEELVAACLVPGVQLLDRHADADHNRLVLTLVGEPEAVRRSALEGARAAMRLIDMESHRGSHPRIGALDVAPFVPVRGLPLEECVRLARDVGRALGEMGLPVYLYDRAAIRPEYRELSEVRRGQYEGLRQEVAEGRRLPDFGPHEIGRAGATAVGARGPIVAFNAFLRGGDERLARRLARRIRASSGGLQNVRAIGFALPEGGLVEVSMDLTDPEATPLYRAFELLGLEARRYGLDIASSEIVGLVPASVLEESASYYLRLEGFDPGRQVLERAVARADEEEAQRRAREHEEAERRGAVAARRVGDFLEALASDAPAPGGGAAAGLSGALGAALVGMVAALTRGRRRYAELEPRMAAVEREAEAARQAFLSLADRDAHAFDAVIAARRLPRESEAEREAREEAIQEALREACQVPLEVARRAVEVMELAREVTETGNVQAISDGASAGALLWAACQAALLNVEINLAGLRDGPELVELRAEVEALRKRSDELWQAARIAFRHRR; from the coding sequence ATGCCGGCGCCGGGCGACGCGTACAGGCGGCCGCTGGTCGCCTTCGTGCCCAACTTCAGCGAAGGTCGTCGCGAGGAAGTCATGGAGGAGCTGGTCGCCGCCTGCCTGGTGCCGGGCGTGCAGCTCCTCGACCGCCACGCCGACGCCGACCACAACCGCCTCGTGCTGACCCTGGTGGGCGAGCCCGAGGCGGTGCGGCGGAGCGCCCTGGAGGGCGCGCGCGCCGCCATGCGCCTCATCGACATGGAGAGCCACCGCGGCAGCCATCCCCGCATCGGGGCGCTGGACGTGGCGCCCTTCGTCCCGGTCCGCGGCCTCCCGCTGGAGGAGTGCGTCCGCCTGGCGCGCGACGTGGGGCGCGCCCTGGGCGAGATGGGCCTGCCGGTCTACCTGTACGACCGGGCGGCGATCCGCCCCGAGTACCGGGAGCTCTCCGAGGTGCGCCGGGGCCAGTACGAGGGCCTGCGCCAGGAGGTGGCCGAGGGGCGCCGCCTGCCGGACTTCGGCCCGCACGAGATCGGCCGGGCGGGCGCGACGGCGGTGGGCGCGCGCGGACCCATCGTCGCCTTCAACGCCTTCCTGCGCGGGGGCGACGAGCGCCTGGCGCGGAGGCTGGCGCGCCGCATCCGGGCCTCCTCGGGCGGGCTGCAGAACGTGCGCGCCATCGGCTTCGCCCTGCCCGAAGGCGGTCTGGTGGAGGTCTCCATGGACCTGACCGATCCCGAGGCCACCCCGCTCTACCGGGCGTTCGAGCTGCTCGGCCTTGAGGCTCGGCGCTACGGTCTGGACATCGCCTCCAGCGAGATCGTGGGCCTGGTGCCCGCCTCGGTGCTGGAGGAGAGCGCCTCCTACTACCTCCGGCTCGAGGGGTTCGACCCCGGGCGCCAGGTGCTGGAGCGCGCCGTCGCCCGGGCGGACGAGGAGGAGGCGCAGCGGCGGGCGCGCGAGCACGAGGAAGCGGAGCGTCGCGGCGCCGTCGCAGCCCGCCGTGTGGGGGACTTCCTCGAGGCGCTGGCCTCCGACGCGCCGGCGCCCGGCGGCGGTGCGGCCGCCGGTCTGAGCGGGGCGCTGGGAGCGGCGCTGGTGGGCATGGTGGCGGCCCTTACCCGCGGCCGCCGGAGGTACGCCGAGCTCGAGCCGCGCATGGCCGCCGTCGAGCGGGAGGCGGAGGCTGCCCGGCAGGCGTTCCTGTCGCTGGCCGACCGGGACGCACACGCCTTCGACGCCGTCATCGCCGCGCGGCGCCTTCCCCGGGAGAGCGAGGCGGAGCGGGAGGCGCGCGAGGAGGCCATCCAGGAGGCGCTGCGCGAGGCCTGCCAGGTACCTCTGGAGGTGGCGCGGCGGGCGGTCGAGGTGATGGAGCTGGCGCGCGAGGTGACCGAGACCGGCAACGTCCAGGCCATCTCCGACGGGGCCTCGGCCGGCGCCCTCCTCTGGGCCGCCTGTCAGGCGGCGCTGCTCAACGTGGAGATCAACCTGGCCGGGCTGCGCGACGGCCCGGAGCTGGTGGAGCTGCGGGCCGAGGTGGAGGCGCTGCGCAAGCGGAGCGACGAGCTCTGGCAGGCGGCGCGCATCGCCTTCCGCCACCGCCGTTGA